The genome window AGCCTCATTGAATGGGCTATCGCCGTCGTCCTCGTCTACCAACTGGGCCAGCGCCTGAACCAGGTCTGGCTCCAGCGCCTCCCCTGGGCGATGATCCCCTACATGCTGAGCGGCGTCTGCGCCATCTGGTATCACGTGACCTATGACACCCAGCAGTGGCTGAGCGACGCCCAGAGCTACCTGACCTTCCTGGGCAGCACCGCCTTCGGCGTCTGGGCCTTCTTCTTCCTGCGGTCGTTGCAGACCTTTCGGATCTCGTCGCTGTCGGCGCGATCGGGGCAGCCCAGTAAACGGGAAGGCGGGGTGAGCGATCATGTCTAGCACCGCCGAGATGCTGATGACGCTCTCCATCTTCCCCTACCTCTATTTCCTCTACGTCTTATACCGGGTGCGCCAGGAGCGCCCCGAACTGGTCCACCCCCTCACCTACAACGGCTTCGTGGCCATGCTCGGCTTCGTCTTCTTCACCGCCTGCACAGGCCTCTACGCCGTCAAAGTCCTTGGCGCCCCCACCCTGGGCCATGTGGACTACCTGCACGGCATCTCCGAAGCGGGACTGACGATCACCAACGGCTTTATCCTCTCGGGACTGCGGCGTCACTTGAAACAGCTTGACGCCAAGGCCGCCAGCGGAGGAAAATAAAAAGGGCCGCCCCTGGCCGGGCGGCTTTTCCCGCTTGTATAACAACGTACAGAACATATAGGAGCTGGTGAAATGTCGGAAAAGAATTTCTATGCGGTCTATGGAAAAGGCGGCAGCGG of Heliomicrobium undosum contains these proteins:
- a CDS encoding DUF2499 domain-containing protein yields the protein MLGFGFLSLPTWFVHIASLIEWAIAVVLVYQLGQRLNQVWLQRLPWAMIPYMLSGVCAIWYHVTYDTQQWLSDAQSYLTFLGSTAFGVWAFFFLRSLQTFRISSLSARSGQPSKREGGVSDHV
- a CDS encoding DUF3593 domain-containing protein, which gives rise to MSSTAEMLMTLSIFPYLYFLYVLYRVRQERPELVHPLTYNGFVAMLGFVFFTACTGLYAVKVLGAPTLGHVDYLHGISEAGLTITNGFILSGLRRHLKQLDAKAASGGK